A single region of the Longimicrobium terrae genome encodes:
- a CDS encoding type II toxin-antitoxin system HicB family antitoxin — protein sequence MELQVTAIFQQVPEGWIAWAQEIPGAMTQGDTLDEARENLIDAVQLLVLTRREMDDELHAGMPMIREQLSIRIE from the coding sequence ATGGAATTGCAGGTGACCGCGATCTTTCAGCAGGTTCCGGAAGGCTGGATCGCGTGGGCGCAGGAGATTCCCGGCGCCATGACGCAGGGCGATACGCTGGACGAGGCGCGGGAGAACCTGATCGATGCCGTCCAGCTTCTGGTCCTCACGCGGCGCGAAATGGATGACGAGTTGCACGCCGGAATGCCCATGATCCGGGAGCAGCTTTCCATCCGCATCGAATGA
- a CDS encoding thiolase family protein, which yields MTDAFILDACRTPVGRYNGSLASVRPDDLAAHVVRALVERTGIDPSLVDDVIFGCANQAGEDNRNVGRMAALLAGMPVTVAGQTVNRLCGSGLEAVRSAMHAIRAGEGETFIAGGVESMTRAPWVMLKPQEGFARGVPEMADSLLGWRFVNPRMPPEWTVSLGETAEIVAEEFHVSRDDQDAFALRSQQRAAQAIASGHFAGEIVPVPVPQRKGPPKLVETDEHPRADTTLESLTGLKPAFRREGGTVTAGNASGLNDGASALLVASGASAERLGLRPMARIVASAVAGVEPQRMGVGPVPAVRKALALAGMSIDQIQLVELNEAFAAQSVACVRELGIDPEIVNVSGGAVAVGHPLGSSGARILTTLVHEMRRQNVRYGLASMCIGVGQGIAMIVERADS from the coding sequence ATGACCGACGCTTTCATCCTCGACGCCTGCCGCACGCCGGTGGGGCGCTACAACGGCTCGCTGGCCTCCGTGCGGCCCGACGACCTCGCCGCCCACGTCGTGCGGGCGCTGGTGGAGCGCACCGGCATCGACCCGTCCCTGGTGGACGACGTGATCTTCGGGTGCGCCAACCAGGCCGGCGAAGACAACCGCAACGTGGGCCGCATGGCCGCGCTCCTGGCCGGCATGCCCGTCACGGTCGCCGGGCAGACGGTGAACCGCCTGTGCGGATCGGGGCTGGAAGCGGTCCGCAGCGCCATGCACGCCATCCGCGCGGGTGAGGGCGAAACGTTCATCGCCGGCGGCGTGGAAAGCATGACGCGCGCGCCCTGGGTGATGCTCAAGCCGCAGGAAGGGTTCGCGCGCGGCGTGCCCGAGATGGCGGATTCGCTCCTGGGATGGCGGTTCGTGAATCCCAGGATGCCGCCGGAGTGGACGGTGTCGCTCGGCGAGACGGCGGAGATCGTGGCGGAGGAGTTCCACGTGAGCCGCGACGACCAGGACGCCTTCGCCCTCCGCAGCCAGCAGCGCGCGGCGCAGGCCATTGCCAGCGGCCACTTCGCGGGCGAGATCGTTCCCGTCCCCGTGCCGCAGCGCAAGGGTCCGCCCAAACTGGTGGAGACGGACGAGCATCCCCGCGCCGACACGACGCTGGAGTCGCTCACCGGCCTCAAACCCGCGTTCCGCCGCGAGGGCGGCACGGTGACGGCGGGAAATGCGTCCGGGCTGAACGACGGCGCGTCGGCGCTGCTGGTGGCGTCCGGCGCCTCCGCGGAACGGCTGGGGCTGCGGCCGATGGCGCGCATCGTCGCGAGCGCGGTGGCGGGCGTGGAGCCGCAGCGGATGGGAGTCGGCCCGGTGCCGGCCGTCCGCAAGGCGCTGGCGCTGGCGGGGATGTCCATCGACCAGATCCAACTCGTGGAGTTGAACGAGGCGTTCGCGGCGCAGTCCGTCGCCTGCGTCCGCGAGCTGGGAATCGATCCGGAAATCGTGAACGTGTCCGGTGGCGCGGTCGCGGTCGGGCACCCGCTGGGGAGCAGCGGCGCGCGCATCCTCACCACGCTCGTACACGAGATGCGGCGGCAGAACGTGCGCTACGGGCTGGCCTCCATGTGCATCGGCGTGGGCCAGGGGATCGCGATGATCGTGGAGCGGGCGGACTCGTGA
- a CDS encoding enoyl-CoA hydratase/isomerase family protein, giving the protein MADSVLSSVADGVARITLNRPDRLNAFAGDMRDRLHDAIDAAASSPDVRVIVITGAGRGFGTGADVEVMSDLLGRGDDTTFARLVQSGMRVIRRLRSVEQPVIAAVNGPAAGAGAALALACDFRIASSRASIGLTFNRIGLHPDWGATYSLPRLVGPGRAAELVMTGRMVDAEEAGHIGLFERVVPAESFDDEVQRLAAELAAKPPMALRLAKQSLATSLDSDLDAMLNAERERQMACFRSADAKEGITAFNEKRTAVFRGA; this is encoded by the coding sequence ATGGCGGATTCCGTCCTGTCGAGCGTCGCCGACGGCGTCGCGCGGATCACGCTGAACCGCCCCGACCGGCTGAATGCGTTCGCCGGCGACATGCGCGACCGCCTGCACGACGCCATCGACGCCGCGGCTTCGTCCCCCGACGTGCGGGTGATCGTGATCACGGGCGCGGGGCGCGGCTTCGGCACGGGCGCGGACGTGGAGGTCATGAGCGACCTGCTGGGCCGCGGCGACGACACCACGTTTGCGCGGCTGGTGCAGTCGGGGATGCGCGTCATCCGCCGCCTGCGCTCCGTGGAGCAACCGGTGATCGCCGCGGTCAACGGGCCGGCGGCGGGCGCGGGCGCGGCGCTGGCGCTGGCGTGCGACTTCCGGATCGCGTCATCGCGCGCATCCATTGGTCTGACGTTCAACCGCATCGGCCTGCACCCGGACTGGGGCGCGACCTATTCCCTGCCCCGCCTGGTCGGCCCCGGCCGCGCGGCGGAACTGGTAATGACGGGGCGGATGGTGGACGCGGAAGAAGCCGGCCACATCGGCCTGTTCGAGCGCGTGGTCCCCGCGGAGTCGTTCGATGACGAGGTGCAGCGGCTGGCCGCCGAACTCGCCGCCAAGCCGCCGATGGCGCTGCGCCTGGCCAAGCAGTCACTCGCTACATCGCTGGATTCCGATCTGGACGCCATGCTGAACGCCGAACGCGAGCGGCAGATGGCCTGCTTCCGCTCCGCGGATGCCAAGGAAGGCATCACCGCGTTCAACGAAAAGCGCACCGCCGTCTTCCGCGGCGCGTAA
- a CDS encoding 3-hydroxyacyl-CoA dehydrogenase family protein: MPESSIQTVLVLGAGTMGNGIAQVCAMAGYHVTLHDPQPEAVKRALSTIRGNLDKGVERGKVTADARDTALANLRDVAHVDEAASDADLVIEAVPERMEIKTSIFSQLDRSAPPHAILATNTSSLSVSRIAAATARPDRVIGLHFFNPVHIMKLLEVVRGRETSAETVDAGLEFARRIGKEPIVVTDTPGFASSRLGVILGLEAMRMVEQGVASPQDIDKAMELGYNHPMGPLKLTDLVGLDVRLGIADYLHGELGGDQYRAPELLRSMVAEGKLGKKSGQGFYDWTQEGR; the protein is encoded by the coding sequence TTGCCTGAATCATCCATCCAGACCGTCCTCGTCCTGGGCGCGGGCACCATGGGCAACGGCATCGCCCAGGTGTGCGCGATGGCCGGCTATCACGTCACGCTGCACGACCCGCAGCCGGAAGCGGTCAAGCGCGCGCTCAGCACCATCCGCGGCAACCTGGACAAGGGCGTGGAGCGCGGAAAGGTGACCGCCGACGCGCGCGACACCGCCCTCGCCAACCTGCGCGACGTGGCGCACGTGGACGAGGCCGCGTCCGACGCCGATCTGGTGATCGAGGCGGTGCCGGAGCGGATGGAGATCAAGACGTCCATCTTCAGCCAGCTGGACCGCTCCGCCCCGCCGCACGCCATCCTGGCGACAAACACCTCGTCGCTCAGCGTAAGCCGCATCGCCGCGGCCACGGCGCGGCCGGACCGCGTGATCGGGCTGCACTTCTTCAATCCCGTCCACATCATGAAGCTGCTGGAGGTCGTGCGCGGGCGCGAAACCTCGGCGGAGACGGTGGATGCGGGGCTGGAGTTCGCGCGGCGCATCGGCAAGGAGCCCATCGTGGTGACGGACACGCCGGGGTTCGCCTCGTCGCGGCTGGGCGTGATCCTGGGACTGGAGGCGATGCGGATGGTGGAGCAGGGCGTGGCGTCGCCGCAGGACATCGACAAGGCGATGGAGCTGGGCTACAACCATCCCATGGGCCCGCTCAAGCTCACGGACCTCGTGGGCCTGGACGTGCGGCTGGGAATCGCCGACTACCTGCACGGCGAACTGGGCGGCGACCAGTACCGCGCGCCGGAGCTGCTGCGGTCGATGGTGGCGGAGGGCAAGCTGGGCAAGAAGAGCGGCCAGGGTTTCTACGACTGGACGCAGGAGGGCCGGTGA